Proteins from one Sarcophilus harrisii chromosome 2, mSarHar1.11, whole genome shotgun sequence genomic window:
- the LOC111719772 gene encoding polyadenylate-binding protein 2 isoform X1, producing the protein MAAAAAAAAAAGAAGGRGSGPGRRRHLVPGAGGEPGEGAPGGAGDYGNGLEAEELEPEELLLEPEPEPEPEEEPPRPRAPPGASGPGPGAGAPGSQEEEEEPGLVEGDPGDGAIEDPELEAIKARVREMEEEAEKLKELQNEVEKQMNMSPPPGNAGPVIMSIEEKMEADARSIYVGNVDYGATAEELEAHFHGCGSVNRVTILCDKFSGHPKGFAYIEFSDKDSVRTSMALDDSLFRGRQIKVIPKRTNRPGISTTDRGFPRARYRARATNYSSSRSRFYSGFNSRPRGRVYRGRARATSWYSPY; encoded by the exons atggcggcggcggcggcggcggcagcagcagcgggGGCTGCGGGCGGTCGAGGCTCCGGGCCGGGGCGGCGGCGCCATCTTGTGCCCGGGGCCGGGGGGGAGCCCGGGGAGGGGGCCCCGGGCGGCGCGGGGGACTACGGGAACGGGCTGGAGGCGGAGGAGCTGGAGCCAGAGGAATTGCTGCTAGAGCCCGAGCCAGAACCCGAGCCCGAGGAGGAGCCGCCCCGGCCCCGCGCCCCCCCGGGAGCCTCCGGCCCTGGGCCCGGCGCAGGAGCCCCTGGCagtcaggaggaggaggaagagccgGGCCTGGTCGAGGGCGACCCGGGGGACGGCGCTATCGAGGACCCG GAGCTGGAGGCCATCAAAGCCCGAGTAAGGGAGATGGAGGAAGAGGCCGAGAAATTGAAGGAGCTTCAGAACGAGGTGGAGAAACAGATGAACATGAGCCCACCCCCAGGCAATG CTGGCCCAGTGATCATGTCCATTGAGGAGAAGATGGAGGCTGATGCTCGATCCATCTATGTGGGCAAt GTGGACTATGGTGCAACAGCAGAAGAGCTGGAGGCACACTTCCATGGTTGTGGTTCAGTTAATCGAGTTACCATCCTTTGTGACAAATTCAGTGGCCATCCTAAGGG gTTTGCATACAtagaattttcagataaagattcGGTGAGGACGTCGATGGCCTTGGATGATTCTCTTTTCAGAGGAAGACAGATCAAA GTGATACCAAAACGGACCAATCGACCAGGGATCAGCACCACAGATCGGGGTTTTCCACGTGCTCGATATCGTGCCAGGGCTACTAACTACAGTAGTTCACGCTCTCGATTCTATAGTGGCTTCAACAGCAGACCCCGGGGCCGAGTCTACAG GGGCCGGGCTAGAGCGACGTCATGGTATTCcccttactaa
- the LOC111719772 gene encoding bcl-2-like protein 2 isoform X2, translated as MATPASAPDTRALVADFVGYKLRQKGYACGTGPGEGPTNEPLHRAMRAAGDEFESRFRRTFSDLAAQLHVTPGSAQQRFTQVSDELFQGGANWGRLVAFFVFGAALCAESVNKEMEPLVGQVQDWMVTYLETQLADWIHSSGGWAEFTALYGDGALEEARRLREGNWASVRTVLTGAVALGALVTVGAFFASK; from the exons ATGGCGACTCCAGCCTCAGCCCCAGATACTCGAGCCCTGGTGGCAGATTTTGTGGGTTATAAGCTAAGGCAGAAGGGCTATGCCTGTGGAACTGGCCCAGGAGAGGGCCCTACAAATGAGCCTCTGCACCGGGCCATGCGAGCCGCTGGAGATGAGTTTGAGTCCCGTTTCCGACGCACATTTTCTGATCTGGCTGCTCAGTTGCATGTGACTCCTGGCTCAGCCCAGCAGCGCTTTACCCAGGTCTCAGATGAGCTCTTCCAGGGGGGGGCCAACTGGGGCCGTCTTGTGGCATTCTTCGTCTTTGGGGCAGCGCTCTGTGCAGAGAGCGTCAACAAAGAGATGGAGCCACTGGTGGGACAGGTTCAGGATTGGATGGTGACCTACCTAGAGACACAGCTGGCAGACTGGATCCACAGCAGCGGGGGCTGG GCGGAATTCACGGCTCTGTACGGGGATGGGGCCCTGGAGGAGGCAAGGCGTCTGCGGGAGGGGAACTGGGCCTCAGTGCGTACAGTGCTAACAGGGGCTGTGGCACTGGGGGCTCTGGTGACTGTGGGGGCCTTCTTTGCCAGCAAGTGA
- the EFS gene encoding embryonal Fyn-associated substrate → MAVSAQLARALYDNTAESPEELSFKRGDVLRVLQGEGAGGLQGWCLCSLHGQQGIVPANRVKLLPTGPSPESSLYQVPPTPQSTSDSAPGPGPVEQEVYVIPPPPRPCSAPRPSPGPCPPSPDAIYKVPRSSGTQTDTPGDTREVYDVPPTALRVPPNDPYDSPVPFPRPLTRASTQQPGEDDAPYDVPPALKPSPELDLEWEGGREPEPPLYAAPSNLKRASALLNLYEAPEELLGEGTSSSSDEAIYDVPLLGPEEPLPPAPPTPPGSNPAPSDLETLALLLARSPPPPPRPRLPSTESLSRRPLPALPVQELSAPSPVPSPASGRKGSIQDRPLPPPPPRLPSYMGLKTEGAEEGRVGDAGAGTAEPHNEYEGIPLGEEYDYVHLKGMERIQGSDPLDGATLGDPEPRLRERLLQEEQEAPTPGEPLNLPSGDLQLLHFYAGQCQSHYSALQAAVAALLASTRANHPPRQFVPHSKRVVVAAHRLVFVGDTLGRLAASAPLRAQVGTAGAALGQALRAAVLAVKSAALGYPSGPAAREMAQRVAELAGQALQFTTLLSGLAP, encoded by the exons ATGGCTGTGTCG GCCCAGCTGGCCCGGGCCCTCTATGACAACACAGCAGAATCTCCAGAGGAACTGTCCTTCAAACGTGGGGATGTACTCCGAGTACTGCAAGGGGAAGGGGCTGGGGGGCTGCAGGGATGGTGTCTCTGCTCCCTCCATGGCCAGCAGGGCATTGTGCCTGCCAACCGAGTGAAGCTTCTCCCCACTGGCCCCAGCCCTGAGTCCAGCCTTTACCAGGTGCCTCCTACTCCCCAGAGTACTTCTGATTCAGCCCCTGGGCCTGGTCCGGTGGAACAGGAA GTATACGTGATCCCCCCGCCACCTCggccctgttctgccccaagacCTTCACCTGGGCCCTGCCCGCCATCCCCGGATGCCATCTACAAAGTCCCTAGAAGTAGTGGGACACAGACAGACACCCCTGGAGATACTCGAGAG GTTTATGATGTGCCCCCCACTGCTCTTCGAGTTCCCCCCAATGACCCCTACGACTCCCCAGTCCCTTTCCCCCGACCCCTAACCCGAGCATCCACTCAGCAACCTGGGGAAGACGATGCTCCCTATGATGTCCCGCCAGCTCTGAAACCGTCTCCCGAACTCGACCTGGAGTGGGAAGGGGGCCGGGAGCCGGAGCCCCCCCTCTATGCCGCCCCCTCCAATCTGAAGCGGGCATCTGCCCTGCTCAATCTGTACGAAGCACCAGAAGAGCTTCTGGGAGAGGGCACCTCCAGCAGCAGCGATGAAGCCATCTATGATGTGCCCCTGCTGGGTCCTGAGGAGCCGCTGCCTCCTGCCCCTCCTACCCCGCCTGGCTCCAACCCTGCCCCCAGTGACCTGGAGACCCTTGCCTTGCTCCTGGCCCGAAGCCCACCCCCACCTCCACGGCCCAGGCTCCCCTCCACTGAGAGCCTGTCCCGGCGTCCACTGCCCGCTCTGCCTGTGCAGGAACTCTCCGCCCCCTCGCCCGTGCCCTCCCCTGCCTCTGGGCGAAAAGGCAGTATCCAGGATCGGCCACTGCCCCCCCCACCTCCCCGTCTGCCCAGCTACATGGGGCTCAAAACAGAGGGGGCCGAGGAGGGCCGAGTGGGGGATGCAGGGGCAGGGACAGCAGAGCCCCACAATGAGTATGAGGGCATCCCCCTGGGCGAGGAGTACGACTACGTTCATCTCAAG GGGATGGAAAGAATCCAAGGCTCTGATCCTCTGGATGGAGCCACACTGGGGGACCCTGAGCCAAGGCTTCGAGAGAGACTTCTGCAGGAAGAGCAG GAGGCCCCGACCCCAGGGGAGCCCCTCAACTTGCCGTCGGGCGACCTGCAGCTGCTGCACTTCTATGCTGGGCAGTGCCAGAGCCACTATTCGGCTCTGCAGGCAGCCGTGGCAGCCTTGCTGGCCAGTACCAGAGCCAATCACCCCCCTCGACAATTTGTGCCCCACAGCAAACGAGTGGTAGTAGCAGCCCACCGGCTGGTGTTTGTAGGGGACACCCTGGGCCGGCTGGCTGCGTCAGCTCCTTTGCGTGCCCAGGTTGGCACTGCGGGGGCAGCCCTGGGTCAGGCACTACGGGCCGCTGTGCTGGCTGTCAAGAGTGCTGCTCTAGGTTACCCCTCAGGTCCTGCTGCCCGAGAGATGGCCCAGCGGGTGGCTGAACTGGCTGGGCAAGCATTGCAATTCACTACCCTGCTCAGTGGCCTAGCACCCTGA
- the SLC22A17 gene encoding solute carrier family 22 member 17: MEPREGEGEGEGGPAAPDALGSSLSLAAPIGPPSFESLLSQVGVVGRAQQVQLGLSCLPLLFVALGLASDPILTLVPPLRCRQANASGWEPTLNASEETCSPPPPNSTRCPHGWDYSGLPVLRGNMVTQWDLVCERGWEVTLEQILFLLGFACGYLGLGHPTDRYVYAGQECIALGDHSKEQVKTVPAQGPDQHVTLGACPYNHFSFWSILPSFPLSLPSQDLENTCPLPATAQISLSALLSCRNIWKNLLILGFTTFIAHGIRHCYQLVGGVGRKSQVDFNLYSLLAGGTAGLACVFLGVTVDRFGRRGILLLTMTLTGIASLVLLGLRDYLNDVAITTFSVLGLFFAHAAGVLSILLAAEVIPTTVRGRGLGLILALGALGQLSGPVQRLHAGRGAFLQHVVLAACALLCILSIMLLPESKRKALPEALRDGELCRRPSLLRPPPPTRCDHVPLLATPTPAL, encoded by the exons ATGGAGCCACGGGAGGgcgaaggggagggggaaggggggccAGCGGCTCCTGATGCATTGGGGAGCAGCCTGTCCCTGGCAGCCCCCATAGGGCCCCCCAGCTTCGAGTCGCTGCTCTCGCAGGTGGGGGTGGTGGGGAGGGCCCAGCAGGTGCAGCTGGGCTTGAGCTGCCTGCCCCTGCTGTTCGTGGCCCTGGGTCTGGCCTCAGACCCCATCCTCACCCTGGTGCCGCCCCTGAGATGTCGCCAGGCCAATGCCTCAGGATGGGAGCCGACCCTCAACGCGAGTGAAGAGAcctgctccccacccccacccaacaGCACCCGGTGCCCCCATGGCTGGGACTACAGTGGTCTCCCTGTGCTCCGTGGCAACATGGTCACCCAG TGGGATCTAGTCTGTGAAAGGGGCTGGGAGGTAACGCTGGAGCAGATCCTCTTCCTCTTGGGCTTTGCCTGTGGCTACCTGGGTCTGGGCCATCCTACAGACAGGTATGTATATGCAGGGCAGGAGTGCATTGCACTAGGAGACCACTCTAAGGAGCAAGTGA AAACAGTCCCTGCTCAGGGACCAGATCAACATGTAACTTTAGGTGCGTGCCCATATAATCACTTCAGTTTCTGGAGTatacttccctctttccctctttccctcccttcccaagatCTGGAGAATACTTGTCCCCTTCCTGCAACTGCCCAGATCTCGCTTTCAGCCTTACTCAGCTGTCGAAACATCTGGAAAAACCTACTTATCCTGGGCTTCACCAC CTTCATTGCCCATGGGATTAGGCACTGCTACCAGCTTGTGGGAGGAGTGGGACGAAAGTCCCAGGTCGACTTCAACCTGTATTCTCTGCTGGCTGGAGGCACAGCTGGCTTGGCCTGTGTCTTCCTGGGGGTTACCGTTGACCGTTTTGGCCGCCGGGGCATCCTGCTGCTCACTATGACCCTCACCGGCATTGCCTCTCTTGTGCTGCTGGGCCTGAGAGATT ATCTGAACGATGTGGCCATCACCACTTTCTCTGTGCTCGGACTCTTCTTTGCCCACGCTGCCGGTGTTCTCAGCATCCTTCTTGCTGCAGAGGTCATCCCTACGACAGTCCG GGGACGTGGCCTGGGCCTAATCCTGGCATTAGGAGCACTAGGCCAGCTGAGTGGTCCAGTACAGCGGCTCCATGCTGGCCGAGGTGCCTTCTTGCAGCACGTAGTCTTGGCAGCCTGTGCCCTTCTCTGCATTCTTAGCATCATGCTGCTGCCTGAGAGCAAACGCAAGGCCCTTCCAGAGGCTCTTAGGGATGGGGAGCTCTGCCGTCGGCCTTCCTTGCTAAGGCCGCCACCCCCAACCCGTTGTGACCATGTACCCCTTCTTGCCACACCAACGCCTGCCCTCTGA